In Candidatus Nealsonbacteria bacterium, the DNA window CATAGGAAAGGATAAAATAGATTTATTAATGCAATTAACTGACAAAGAATTATCGTTAAAAGAAAGAGAAAAGACATATCAACGCATGGTTTCTTCTAAAGAAAGGCAGGGAGAATATGCCACCCTCAATATTAATCTTAAGGAGAAAAAATCTCCTACTATTTGGCCAGAAAACGTTTTAGATCAATTCAAGGACCGATTAAGAAACGCTTTGGAAAATACCTTAGATATATTGAAAGACTTAATCGGTGGTTCAATTGAGATATTTTTCAGAGCTATTCAGATTGCAACATATATTATTATCGTAGGAACAGTTGTTGCATTTTTTTACCGCTTGGGTAAAATATTATTCAACTTGATTACTAAAAAAACGAGAAGAGAGAATGTAGATTAAAAAAGAATAAATTTAAGAGCGAAAAAGTCCCTGTTTAAGCGGGGACTTTTATTTTATTCATCCAATCTATGAATAAGAAGCTAATATTTTAAAAATCGCCAACTTGAGCGCCTGCCTGCCGGGAGGCAGGGTTTTTTGGCTTGACAAGGAGATTAATATTATTAATATAGATTTTAGTTCCATACAATTTTAAAAGGAGTGATTGAGAAAAATGATTAAAGATTTGTTTAAATTCAGCTCGGCTGTTTTATTATTATTTGGTGTAAGTTATTTTATATTCTTGATAGCTTATACAATAATAAATAAGACGGATATTATTTTTGTTATAATCGGATTTTCGATGATGTTATTAATAATATCGGTGCCAGTTCGCAATATCTTCAAAAAGCGTGGGTAAAATACTCGCTTTTTTATTTTTCAAACTTCCATCAAAAAATCGCCTGAACGGCGGTTTTTTTGGTCCTCCTGCTTCCCGATAAATCGGGATTTCGTCCTGACAAATCGGGACTCAACCCCGACTTGGTCGGGATTTCGTTTCGACTCAACTTGAGAGCTTCGGACGGACGCAGTCCTCCTTCGCTTGCGAGCTTCGGACGGACGCAGTATAATAAAAATGCAGCAGAATAGGACTAATGTTCTGTTTCGCGGCAACCAGAAGCTCTTACTCTCAAAAGACAGAGCTTTTTGGTTTGACAAAACGTCTTTTTTAAAATAGTATTTTATTCGGAGGGTTTGAAGTGATAGATGAAATAGATATAGATATAAAAATTGCTGGGAAATACCAAGAAACAATAAAAATACCCAGAATATTTACCTCAGAAGATCGCCCCGGCAACAAGAAGGAGATAGCTCTTTGTTACAAAAAGGGAGAAAATTCCATAAAAGACGCGGTATCTTCTCGTCTTTTAGAGAAAATCTTAGAAGAAGAAATTTTCTCCGACGTATTCACGGAAACAGTAAGTTTGGCAGGGGAAGAATATCTTGCTTCAATAATGAGCATATTCGGCAGTAGGAACCAAGAGCAAGCGAAAAATATCTTACAATATGTCGTAGAAAGGTTTGACCAAAGAATGCCGGAGGCTATCTCAGCTTTTGATAGAATTTTCAAACGAGGCTAAAATTATAAAGCCTCTTTTTTATTTGACAAATAATGAATTATTTACTATAATTTAAACATTGAAAATTTAATATGGAGAGAAAGAAAAATGGATAAAAAAATAAAATTTAACAGAAACGCAGCAATAATAATTACAGTCATATGTTTAGCTCTATTATGGCTAGAGGGCTGTATAACTATTTTCGGAGCATCAGATAGTCAAAAGGATTATGCCTTAAAACACCCAGATGGTCCATTTCCCTTAACGGTAAAAACCGGAAAAATAGAGGGGAAGGTTGCAGAAATTGAACTGCATAAAGTATCCCTAGATCCATGGGACGGAGAATCAAAAGGATTTCAGGTCATGACTCTGATTTTCGTCAACAACGAAAGCATAGATTCTATTAATGTTTACAGATATGCAGAAAGAGATGTAAATAGTTTTGATTGGTATGGCTATTTCTATCCTTTAAAATTAACCGAAAAGAGATTAATAGTTTACTATGAAGGGGGCTCCATAGTAAGAACAGAAGTGTCTTGAAAAGACACTTTTTTTATTTAATCGCCAAAGGGGTGATTTTTTGATAGAATAAAAGAATATAAAATTATAAAATATAAAAACATGACAGAAGTAAAAGTTTTAATTGAAGGTTATACAACAGCTGACTCAGCGGCTTCAGGTGGAGAAGAAAAAACATGCGCGACAACTACATTGGTTAGAAACGGAGACATTGTTATGGTTGTTGATCCCGGAGTATTAGAAAGCCAAAAAGTATTAATTGATAAACTTAATAAAGAAGGATTAAATATTAATGATGTTAATATTGTTTGCATTACTCATTCGCATATTGACCACTATAGAAATATAGGAATGTTTCCCGAAGCTAAAACTTTAGAATATTGGGGTTTATGGGATAAAAATATATGCAAAGAATGGAAAGAACAATTTACTAAGGATATTAAAATTATTAAAACTCCCGGTCATAATTACGACAGCATAACTCTTTTAGTTAAGACAGAAAAAGGAATAATTGCTATTTGCGGCGATGTTTTCTGGAAAGAAAATTTACCCGAAGATGATGTTTATGCTAGCAATAAAGAAGAACTAAAGAAAAGCAGAGAAAAAATATTAAAAATAGCTGACTGGATAATTCCCGGTCACGCCGGAATGTATAAAGTAAAGAAATAAGCAAAAAATAAATATATGATAAGAGATTTTGAAAAAGCGCCAAGCGCAAGGTCTTCCTGCTTCGGTTGTAAAAAAGTAATTGAAAAAGGAGGAATAAGAGCAGTAGAAGATTATGTTTTTGGAAGGTATCTTGCCAAAAGATATTATTGCTTAAATTGCGCTAAAAAATTAATAAAAGATTTCTTGGAAGAAGCAGGGAAGTATATTGATTTTAAATAAATATATAAAAAAAAATAATTTTTTAATTCTGTTAGTAATTATATTTTTAATAGGATTAAGCAATGTAGCAATTGCGGCTCCTTCTATAAATTTTGTTCCACCTACCAATCCTGATGGAACGACCATAGCAGTTAATTGGACAGAAATTAATGCTTCATTAGCTGAAACAAGTCTTAATTCTTTTAAATTTAGCTGGAACTCGCAAGATTATTATGTTTATGATAATTCTTTAATTCTTGTAATGAATTTCGATAATAATTCTGCTATAGGAGAAAATTCTTCTTTTTTCGCAGATGTTTCTTCTTATAACAATAACGGAACTTGTTCAGGCCAGCAGTGCCCGAGCATTACAACAGGAAAACATGTGAATGGATTATATTTCGACGGCGTTAATGATTTCGTGAGCTGTGGGACCAGCGCAAGTTTTAACATTACCAATGCGATTACGATCGAAGCTTGGGTTAAATACGAAAACTTGTCCGGATACGCCAGAATATTAGGTAAATCGAGAACCACTGCCTATGCTTTGAGAATTATGTCAGGAGGTAATATAGAACTGGCTGCGAATTTTGGCGGCGTTGCTCAACAACCGGCATGGTCATCCAGCGGTTTCAACCAGGGAGAATGGGCTCATGTTGCAGTTACCTACGATGGCAGCATAATTAAGTACTACATTAATGGCGAGGAAGCGGGAAGCGCAACTCCTAATCCTGCCGGTCCTATAGCAATTAATAATAGTCCATTAGTAATCGGCGCTGAAAGTCCCAGCGGAACCTATTATTTTAACGGTTCAATAGATGAAGTTCGTATTTATAATCGAGTTCTTTCCGGGACAGAGATTAAATTACTTCATCAAGGCGTTTTAAGTAAACTTTCTACTAACCAATGGAATTTCTATGACAAAATAACAAATATTATAGAGGGTACTTATTCCTATTCTGCAAAAGCTATTAATAAAAATGGAGAACAGGGCTCAACCGAAACAAGAACATTGAATGTTGACTTTGCTCACGATATTACAGGCTCATTAAACGCCGGAGGATTTGCCGGGCAACCTTTTGAATGGGATTATTCGTTGTATATACAAAATCCGGGCGGAATAACCGCGATCAGTAACGACCCCACGCATATTTCCTGGAATGGTTTAACCGCAACCATGAATTATTCAACGCCTGGGAATTACAATGTGCAACTAACTTTTAGTCCGCCATTCGGCGAACCGATTGTTAGAACAGTTGTTATTAAAATTGTGCAGAAACAGGAATGGCAAGAAATGCCAAAAGTAATGTGGACAGATACCTTTAATGAAAACGCAAGAGATGGAAATGTAAACGCACAAAAAACAGTGCAAGCAATAAATGATTTAGGAGCAAATACTCTCGTTTTTCAAAAGCTAGCCAGTCAAACAAGTTATAATAGATTTATAAATTTTTTGAGTCAAACCCAGGGAAGCGGAATAAAAGTATGGGCTATGCTTCCACATAACTGCGATGATTATTATGGAACTCAATGTTATCTTTACGGAGGCGATTATGAGGCTTGGGCAGAACATTTTGCTGCGCTTTCTATGCAATATCCGAATCTGGAAGCTTGGACAGTAGATGATATGCATCCTCTTTCTACACAATTCAATTTGGCCTATGTTAAAAAGATTGTCCAGGCAGGTAAGAGAGTTAATCCGAATCTTAAGTTAATTCCAACTTTTTACTTTCATAGCGAACTGTCTTTTTTTGACCAGCCGGAATGGAAAAAAATAATAGAAAACACATTTATGTGGTATTGGCAATCTTATACGGGTTCACCGAGTTTGCAAGAACTGCAGGGATACCTGAATCAAGCCAATACCAAGATATCGCCATCATTGTTTATTACCGGTATATACCCAATGAAAGAAGCAGAGATTCCTTACGAAAAAAATTTTACAATTAGCATGATAAACACGGCAACGCAAAACTCAGATGGAATAGCACTCTACAATCTTCCTCTTTGGGTTTACGACCTTGACTATTTTCACCAAGCCACGATATTTCAACAGCCCCAAAATGACAATTCATCATTTCAGTACAAACTAAATAGTCCCAGTTGTTTAGGAACTTATGTGGGTTGGTATCAAGAAATAACCCAGAATATTACTCTTCCTTCAAATATAAATAGCGCAAGCATTTCTTTCGAAGCTAAAGACGATAAAAGCATCAGTAATACTACCGGCTATCACTTTAAGCAGTTAGTTGTTAATAATCAGGTTCTCTGGGATACTGATATCGCTCAAGACGGCACCAACATAGATACCATTACCAGAGACATTAAGCCTTATCTTTCCGGAAATCAAGCAACAATAACTATTAGACTTTACGACAAACAATCAGTGTCATGTTTTGGCGTCGGTTTATATCTTAGGAATATTCAGCTTACTGTTAACGGTGCTCCGGTTACAGGCAACTGGCAGTTTCAAAGCGATATAGAAAATATTTCTAAATTTGTTCAAGTCTATAATATAGCAAAAGAAATTTTCAATACTTCATTTTCTAACCAACCGCCAGTTCTAGGCTCCATAGGTAACAAATCAGTGAATGAAGGTTCACTTCTTCAATTCACGATTACAGCTTCAGATCCTAACGGAGACACTCTGACATATTCAGCTTCCAATCTTCCCATCGGAGCAACCTTCAATCAAGCCACTCACGTTTTTTCTTGGACACCCACATACACTCAATCAGGAAGCTATCCTAATGTGTGTTTCCAAGTATCTGATGGCAGCCTGACCGATTCGGAATGTATTACTATTACGGTTAATGATTCTTCTCAACCTTGTACTGTTTGTGGTTTGGGAACACCAACTATCAATCCTTCTTCTCTTCAACAAAACCAATCCTTCACTATTACCTGTTCAGCTAATGCTCTAGGTTATGACTGTATCAATGCTTATGTAGGCACCACTCAATGTACTTACTCTAACTGGTTAGGTAATAATGTTATTTTCAATTGTTTGGGCCAAACAGGTGGTAATTACACTACCAAATGTAAATCTTCTCCTGGCACTCAAAGCAATTGCTGTTCTGATGAAAAAACGTTGAACCTTACTGTTCAAACACCAGCGCCTTATTGTGGCGATAGTTCATGCAATGGCAGCGAAACTTGTTCAACCTGTTTTCAGGATTGCGGCAGCTGCGGCGGAGGTGGAGGCGGCGGAGGTGGCGGTGGCGGCGGCGGCGATTCAGGATATACTTCTTCATCCCAACCCATTTCATCAACTTCAACAGTTCCCGCTAATATGACCAACGCCGAAATTAAAGCCAAGATTGCGGAACTCATAGCCTTGATTGCTAAACTCCAAGCCTTATTAGCCCAAATGAAAGGTTCAGGAACAACAAGCATTGCCATTACTGAAATACCCTTGAACTTCAGATTTGAAAAACCTCTTTATCAAGGTTTAACCAACCAAGACGTAAAATACCTTCAAATTTTTCTTAAATCTCAAGGCGTAAATATTTCCACAACTGGTTACTTCGGTCCTGTTACCCGTCAAGCTGTAATTAATTTTCAAATTAAAAATCAAATCATCACTTCTCAAGTTTCGCCCGGAGCAGGACTGGTTGGTCCCAAGACCAGAGTTAAGATTAATGAGGCGATTAGAAGATAAAAAACTTTAATTGTATAATATAAATCACCAACCTCAAGGTCTTCTTGATTCGGTTGTAAAAAAGAAATGAGCAGTATTATTTTCTGCTCAAGTTATAGTATTATTGAGTACATATTTAAATGTGCAAAGGGGAGGAAAGGGGGGTAAAGGAATTTTTTCCTTGATTAAAAAAATAGGAAAAATTTTCTTTACCTCCTTATATTATTTTATAATAATTTATTGGCTTGTCAACACTTTTCTCTTTGCGAGCTTTTTTAGTAAAAAATTATCTTTATACATAAATAATCGATTTTATGTTATGATAAATTAATTATTATTAATAATTAATAAAAACTATGAAAAAAATCTTCATCGTATTAGTGGTCATAGCCATCATTGGCATTGCTTTATATTTTTTAGTATACCTTCCGCGTAAAAATGCAGCTTTGAATCAAAATCAGGTTGTGCCAACCGGCACAGTTGAGAAACAAGAGGCAAAGCCGGTTCAGGAAACATCAACGCAAGAACAGGAAAATAAAACCGAAACGATCACTGGAAAATCAGTTCAAGGGCTTGATATTAAAGCTTATCATTACGGAAGCGGAGAAAAGGAAATTCTTTTTGTCGGAGGCATACACGGCGGATACTCATGGAACACGGTACTTCTTACTTACCAAATAATGGATTATTTGAAAGCAAATCCGACTTTAATACCCGGCAATATTAAGGTAACGGTTATTCCTGTGCTCAATCCTGATGGTTTGAAAAAGGTTGTTGGTGCTGCAGGCCGTTTTAGCCAGTCCGATGTTTCAGTTTCGCAAGAGGTAAAGGTATCAGGCCGTTTTAATGCTAACAAAGTGGATATAAATAGAAACTTTGACTGCGAATGGAAGGCAATTGGCGTTTGGCAGAGCACTAATGTGAGTGGAGGAAGTAAGCCGTTTTCAGAACCCGAAAGCGCGGCTATTAGGGATTATGTTCAAAAACATAAACCAATAGCGGTTATTTCATGGGATAGCGCTGCAGGGGGAGTGTTTTCATCAAACTGTAATAACGATGAAATTCTGCCTGAAACGCAAGCGATTGCTAATATTTACGCAGAAGCTTCCGGTTATCCGGCCTACGAAGATTTTACTTTCTATGAATTGTCCGGAGATATGATAAACTGGTTTGCCAAAAATAAAATTCCGGCAATAAGCGTGCTTCTGTCTACGCACGAAGGCATTGAATGGTCCAAAAATTTGGCCGGTATAAAAGCGACCTTAGAGCATTACGCTAAATAATGAAATCTCTTTTTTCTAAGAAGTTCATAATAGCTGTTTTTTGTGTTGTCGCGCTTGGCGCGGGTTTATTTGCGTTTTTTGCCTTGCAAAAAAATAATGTTCCGGAATCAGTTTCCATCATCACGACGCCTCTTGAATTGAAAGTTGAGAGCCCGGAACGCAAAGTGCTGGGCTTGTCTGTTGAGGGCCGTGAGATTGAGTCTTATAAATTTGGAAAAGGGAAAACACAACTTATTTTTGTCGGCGGCATACACGGGGGCTATGAGTGGAACAGCGTGATTCTTGCATATGAATTTATGGATTATCTTAAAGCAAACTTGGAATTTATCCCTGAAAATTTGAGCATAACGGTTATTCCGTCGCTGAATCCCGACGGAGTATTTAAAATAATAGGCAAGGAAGGCCGTTTTACTGTTGCTGATGTTCCGGCCGGATCCAACGGAGCCGGAAGACTCAATGCTCATGCGGTTGACCTCAACCGTAATTTTGACTGCAAATGGAAGCCAAAGGGTTTGTGGGGAACAAAAGAGGTTAGTTGCGGAAGCAGGCCGTTTTCAGAACCGGAAAGCATGGCTATCAGGAAATTTGTTTTAGAAAATAATCCGACAGCTGTTATTTTTTGGCACAGCAAGTCCAACGGAGTGTATGCATCATATTGCGAAGCTGATATTCTTCAGGAAACACGCGACATAATGAATACTTATTCAAAAGTTTCGGGATATCCGGCTTACGAAACGTTTGACCAATACGAGGTTACGGGCGACGCCAGTGACTGGCTCGCTTCCATCGGTATTCCGGCGATTAGCGTGGAGCTTAAGACCCACGAGACTATTGAGTGGGAACAGAATTTGGCCGGCATTCAGGCGCTCTTTAAATACTACGAAAATAAAAATTAAAAATGTGGGTTTATATAATTTTAATAATAATTGTCGCAGGATTTTTGTTTCTGACTGAAATAGGAAGAGCGATTTTAAAGTGGCTAATTATAGGCGGATTATTGTATTTGGTGGGCTATTGGATATTAAAATTTTTTATAGACCGAACATCAAATATATAAAATATGAGATTTAGTGTTAAAAAAAACGAGAACATATTATCTCTGACAAGAAGATTGGGATATGCGCCCAGAGGGGTTGAAGGGGAGGAGTTTAACTGCGTAAGGGTTCTTAGCGGAAACGGGTATCCAAGGTTTCATCTTTATATAAAACAAGAAAAAGATAATATTTCTTTTAATTTGCATTTGGACCAGAAAAAATCTTCATATCAGGGCACATCGGCTCACAGCGGAGAATATGACGGTAAATTGATTGAACAAGAAAAAGAAAGAATTATAAAATCTTTAGAATAATAATAAATAGTTTTTATAAATGGTTGACAAGAAGCTATTTATATGATATTATAATAAGTATAAGATAGTTGCCTTATAAAATTAGTCGGGTTTGTTGGGAAACTAAACTTTAGGATTCACCCTGTTAAATTTGCTTCGCAACTATTTAACGGGGTAAACCTTAAAACATTATTAAATTAATTTGAATTTAAAAACATGGAAGGAACAATTAAAACCATTGTTGAGGGTAAAGGATTCGGGTTCATTACTGTTGAAGGAGAAGAGAAAGACTTGTTTTTTCACAAGAACGAAGTCAAAGGAGTAACCTACGAAGAGTTAAAGGTAGGTGACAAAGTGTCTTTTGAGAAAGCTGATTCTCCGAAAGGACCCAATGCGACAAACGTAAATCGTATTTAAGAATTTTTACATCAGCAAAAAAAATCGCCTAAAAGGCGATTTTTTGGTAGAATTACAAAAAAAGAATATTAAAACAAACCTAATCATGGAACAAAAAATTATTAAAGATAAATATGGGGCTGTCTGGGTGTCGCACTCGTCTATCGGAGACTTTTTAAAATGTCCCAGAGCATATTATTTGCATAATATGTATAAAAGCAAAAATAACAGAAAGATAAATTTGGTAAGTTCGGTTTTTTCTTTGGGCTCTGCGGTGCACGAAACTTTGGAGGGCTTGGCAAGGTATAAGGCAGAAGACAGGTTTAAGGAATCTTTGACGGATGCATTTGAGGAAAATTGGAAAAAAGTTTCAGGCAAAATCGGCGGGTTTAAAACAGCGATAGAGGAGGCCGAAGCAAAAGAACGAGCAAGACAAATGATAGAAAGGGTTGTTAAAAATCCGGGACCTTTGTTAAAGAAAACAATAAAGCTAAAGGGCGGGAAAAACAATATGCCGCCGAATTTCTTTTTATCAGAGGAAGATAATATAATTTTATGCGGGAAGATTGATTGGTTGGAATATATAGAGGAAGATGACAGCGTGCGGGTTATTGATTTTAAAACCGGAAAGAACGAAGAGGGGCAGGACTCACTTCAGCTGCCGATTTATGTTTTACTTTTAAATGCTTTGCAAAACCGAAAAATTACGGGAGCCTATTATTGGTACTTGGACCGGGCAGATGCCCCTTCAATTGTTGCCTTACCAAAAGCAGAAAGCGCCCGGGGAAAAGTTTTGTCTATCGCAAAAAAAATTAAAGAAGCCAGAGAGATTGGCCGATTTGAATGTCCCAAGGGGATGCCGGGTTGTTTTTCGTGCCAGCCATATGAAAAGATTTTAAAGGGCAAGGCGGAATTTGTCGGCATTGGCGGATATAATCAAGAATTGTATTTAATTTAATTATGACACAAGAAGAAGCGTTAAACGCGATGAAAATGGGATACAATGTGTTTCTGACCGGCCCGCCTGGAAGCGGGAAAACTTTTTTATTAAACAAATACATCGATTATTTGAGAGAGAATAATAAATCAGTGGCAGTTACGGCCAGCACCGGAATTGCTGCGACCCACATGAATGGGACAACTTTGCATTCGTGGTCCGGGCTTGGGATAAAAGAAAACCTTACCAAAAATGATATCAAGAAGTTAATGAAAAAGTCCTATTTAAGAAAGCATTATAAGAATACTAAAATATTAATTATTGATGAAATATCAATGCTTACTGCCGCCAAGTTTGATGCGGTGAACCGCGCCTGCCAACAGTTTAAATCCAGTTTTCAGACGTTTGGGGGAATGCAAGTTGTTTGTTCGGGTGACCTTTTTCAACTTCCGCCAATAAATAAAAATAGCATGGCAAAGTTTGTGGTTGAGTCGCGAGCTTGGAAAAACATGGATATGAAAACTTGTTATCTCGAGGAACAGCACAGGCACAAAGACAAAGATTTATTTGATTTGTTGAACCATATCAGAAGCAATAATATGGAGGAATCAAAAAAAATATTAATGGGTAGGCCGCAACAGGAAGACCTTTTGGAAACACCCACAAAACTATATACTCACAATATCGACGTTGACGCGGTAAATAGCGTTGAGTTAGAAAAGATTGCAGGCAAAGAGTTTGTTTACCATATGACCGCCACGGGCAAGCAAGAGGTTGTAAACGCCTTAAAGAAAAGTTGTTTGGCGCCGGAACGCTTAGTGTTGAAAAAAGGAGCGCGGGTGATGTTTTTGAAAAATAATTTTGAAGTCGGATATGTAAACGGAACACAGGGCAGTGTGATTGATTTTGATATTGACGGTTTGCCGATTATTGAAACCATTCATGGCCAAAAAATTATTGCAAAGTTAGCCAGTTGGACGGTTGACGAAGATGGGAAAAGAATAGCCAGAATAAATCAGCTGCCGTTGCGATTGGCATGGGCCATAACAGTGCATAAAAGCCAAGGCATGAATTTAGATGCCGCAGAAATAGACCTTTCCAAATGTTTTGTCGAAGGAATGGGTTATGTGGCTTTATCCAGGTTGCGTTCTTTAGCCGGTTTAAAACTTGTAGCAATAAATGATATGGCGTTTTGTATAAACAAGAAGGCCTTTGATGTAGACGAACAGTTAAGAAAGGCGTCTAAAGCAATGGCAAGAAAATTAAAAAAGATTTCTCTTAGCGAAACAGAAAAACGACATAAGCGGTTTTTAATGTCGACGGCATAGGCAATGGTTTGATTAATTATTGATTTTGATATAAATTAAAAGTTAGAAAATTAACATTAAAGAAAATGGAGGATAAAGAAAAATGATAGGAGAGTCGACTATTTTCAGGGTAATAATAATATACTTTATTGGGTTTTTGTTTGGTATATTACTTGGTCAGAAATTAATATTTCCCAAAGATGGTTTATGGGCTTATCTTTTATGCGGTATTCTTTGGCCCGTTAGTTTCATAGTTTCAATTCCCATAGTCCTTGGTTTAATGACTCCCATAAAATAGTAATAATCGTTTTATTATAAGAGGTATTATTAAGACACCTCTTTTTTATTTGAATTTAATCAAGTCCCTTGACCGGCTCAGGACTTACGTTTAGCCTTTCGAAGTGGTAGTATAAGACATTATGATTAAGAATATTATTTTTGATTGGTCCGGAGTAATAAACGACGATTTACACACCGTCTATAGAGTAGTTTTGGCGATATTCAAAAAATTCGGGGTCAAAGAAATATCTTTGGAAGAATTCAGAAAAGAATGGGAGCAACCCTATATGCTTTTCTATCGTAAATATGGTATTTCTGGTATATCCAGAGAAGAAGAGGTCGCTATTTATAAATCTTTATATAAAGATTTATCTGCTAAGTATCCCCCAAGGGCATATCCTAAAATTAAAGATACGTTGGTAAAATTCAAGAAAGCCGGTATCAATATGATTATATTAAGTTCAAACCTTAGAGAAACTATTTTATATGACATTGAAGAATTCAATCTGCAAGGATTATTCACCGAAATTAATAGCGAAATACACGATAAAAACGATGGAATACAAGAGACAATTAAAAGAAATGGTTTTAATCCTCAAGAAACTGTATTTGTTGGCGATACGACTCATGAAGTTGACGTCGGCAAGAAGGCGGGGATAAAAACTGCAGCTGTTACGTGGGGGTATAACAATGAGGATAAATTGAAATCCGTTAACCCAGATTTTATAATCCACGACTTAGAGGAATTAGAAAAAGCGGTTTTTGGTTGTTAAACATTCACCTCTAATTCAAACTTAAGATAATTGTTGGAAAAAGGATAGTTCGGACTTGGTTGAGGTGCCGCCTCAGCCTTTTTTAATTAGGTAATTTGTATTAATATAGAACCATTATGAATCAAGGAGAAACGATATTAAGATTTAACAAGGTGTTTTTCTCATACGGACACAACAAACCCATATTAGATGAGGTTGATTTTTCTTTAAGGCAAGGATCAAAGATAACCCTGATGGGACAAAATGGCGCCGGCAAAAGCACTATTTTTCAGCTTATTACCGGAAACCTTAAACCGGATTTGGGAGCTGTCAGTATTGTGGCAGGAGTTACCGTTGCTATTGCAAAACAGGTAATTTCCCGGGACTTGCTTGATTTAACAGTGCGCGAATTTTTTCAGAATTGTTTCAGCGAAACAGTATATGACATTGACCCAAAAATTGACGAAGTTCTTGGGATGGTTAATCTTATTGCCGATAAAGACAAAATCATTAAATCATTTTCAGGGGGCCAGCAGGCAAGGCTTCTTTTGGCATCGGCCATTATCCAAAATCCCGATTTACTGCTTTTGGATGAGCCGACCAATAATCTTGATAAAGACGGCATAATTCATCTTACTAAATTTCTTATTGATTATAATAAAACATGCATAGTCATTTCTCATGACGCCAAGTTTTTGAATGCGTTTACCCACGGCGTTTTATATCTGGATGTATTTACCCGCAAGATTGAGCAGTATGTCGGAGATTATTATGATTTATTGATTGAGATTTCCGCCAGGATGGAAAGGGAAAACATGAAAAACGCGCAGT includes these proteins:
- a CDS encoding PD-(D/E)XK nuclease family protein — its product is MEQKIIKDKYGAVWVSHSSIGDFLKCPRAYYLHNMYKSKNNRKINLVSSVFSLGSAVHETLEGLARYKAEDRFKESLTDAFEENWKKVSGKIGGFKTAIEEAEAKERARQMIERVVKNPGPLLKKTIKLKGGKNNMPPNFFLSEEDNIILCGKIDWLEYIEEDDSVRVIDFKTGKNEEGQDSLQLPIYVLLLNALQNRKITGAYYWYLDRADAPSIVALPKAESARGKVLSIAKKIKEAREIGRFECPKGMPGCFSCQPYEKILKGKAEFVGIGGYNQELYLI
- a CDS encoding PIF1 family DEAD/DEAH box helicase; protein product: MTQEEALNAMKMGYNVFLTGPPGSGKTFLLNKYIDYLRENNKSVAVTASTGIAATHMNGTTLHSWSGLGIKENLTKNDIKKLMKKSYLRKHYKNTKILIIDEISMLTAAKFDAVNRACQQFKSSFQTFGGMQVVCSGDLFQLPPINKNSMAKFVVESRAWKNMDMKTCYLEEQHRHKDKDLFDLLNHIRSNNMEESKKILMGRPQQEDLLETPTKLYTHNIDVDAVNSVELEKIAGKEFVYHMTATGKQEVVNALKKSCLAPERLVLKKGARVMFLKNNFEVGYVNGTQGSVIDFDIDGLPIIETIHGQKIIAKLASWTVDEDGKRIARINQLPLRLAWAITVHKSQGMNLDAAEIDLSKCFVEGMGYVALSRLRSLAGLKLVAINDMAFCINKKAFDVDEQLRKASKAMARKLKKISLSETEKRHKRFLMSTA
- a CDS encoding HAD family hydrolase gives rise to the protein MIKNIIFDWSGVINDDLHTVYRVVLAIFKKFGVKEISLEEFRKEWEQPYMLFYRKYGISGISREEEVAIYKSLYKDLSAKYPPRAYPKIKDTLVKFKKAGINMIILSSNLRETILYDIEEFNLQGLFTEINSEIHDKNDGIQETIKRNGFNPQETVFVGDTTHEVDVGKKAGIKTAAVTWGYNNEDKLKSVNPDFIIHDLEELEKAVFGC